One Prunus dulcis chromosome 7, ALMONDv2, whole genome shotgun sequence DNA segment encodes these proteins:
- the LOC117634835 gene encoding ubiquitin carboxyl-terminal hydrolase 12 isoform X1 encodes MTMMTPAPLDQQEDEEMLVPHSDLVEGPQPMEVAQVEPAASTVESQPVEDPPTMKFTWTIENFARLNTKKHYSDMFIVGGYKWRILIFPKGNNVDYLSMYLDVADSGTLPYGWSRYAHFSLAVVNQIHNKYSIRKDTQHQFNARESDWGFTSFMPLGDLYDPSRGYLVNDTVVVEAEVAVRKVLDYWSYDSKKETGYVGLKNQGATCYMNSLLQTLYHIPYFRKAVYHMPTTENDMPSGSIPLALQSLFYKLQYNDSSVATKELTKSFGWDTYDSFMQHDVQELNRVLCEKLEDKMKGTVVEGTIQQLFEGHHMNYIECINVDYKSTRKESFYDLQLDVKGCRDVYASFDKYVEVERLEGDNKYHAEEHGLQDAKKGVLFIDFPPVLQLQLKRFEYDFMRDTMVKINDRYEFPLQLDLDRENGKYLSPDSDKSVRNLYTLHSVLVHSGGVHGGHYYAFIRPTLSDQWYKFDDERVTKEDVKRALEEQYGGEEELPQTNPGFNNTPFKFTKYSNAYMLVYIRDSDKDKIICNVDEKDIAEHLRIRLKKEQEEKEDKRRYKAQAHLYTIIKVARDEDLAEQIGRDIYFDLVDHDKVRSFRIQKQTPFNLFKEEVAKEFGIPVQFQRFWIWAKRQNHTYRPNRPLTHQEELQSVGHLREVSNKTHNAELKLFLEVEFGPDLRPIPLPDKTKEDILLFFKLYEPEKRELRFVGRLFVKSSSKPVDILAKLNQLAGFGPDEEIELYEEIKFEPCIMCEHLDKRTSFRLSQIEDGDIICFQKSTPLESEEECKYPDVPSFLEYVHNRQIVHFRSLEKPKEEDFSLELSKLHTYDDVVEKVARQIGLEDPTKIRLTAHNCYSQQPKPQPIKYRGVEHLTDMLVHYNQSSDILYYEVLDIPLPELQGLKNLKVAFHHATKDEVVIHNIRLPKQSTVGDVINVLKTKVELSHPNAELRLLEVFYHKIYKIFPHTEKIENINDQYWTLRAEEIPEEEKNLAVHDRLIHVYHFTKDTAQNQMQVQNFGEPFFLVIHEGETLAEVKVRVQKKLQVPDDEFSKWKFAFLSLGRPEYLQDSDIVSSRFQRRDVYGAWEQYLGLEHSDNAPKRAYAANQNRHAYEKPVKIYN; translated from the exons ATGACTATGATGACTCCTGCACCGTTAGAT CAGCAAGAGGACGAAGAGATGCTTGTGCCGCACTCGGATTTGGTCGAAGGCCCTCAGCCCATGGAAg TAGCCCAAGTGGAGCCGGCTGCTAGTACAGTTGAAAGTCAGCCAGTGGAGGATCCTCCAACCATGAAATTCACTTGGACTATTGAGAACTTTGCTAGGTTGAACACCAAGAAGCACTACTCTGACATGTTTATTGTTGGCGGCTATAAATG GCGGATACTAATATTTCCCAAGGGAAACAATGTGGACTACTTGTCAATGTATTTGGATGTGGCGGATTCCGGGACATTGCCATATGGGTGGAGTAGATATGCGCACTTCAGCTTGGCTGTAGTTAATCAGATCCATAACAAGTACTCAATAAGAAAGG ATACACAACACCAGTTCAATGCAAGAGAAAGTGACTGGGGATTCACATCATTCATGCCGCTCGGTGATCTTTATGACCCTAGTAGGGGGTATCTGGTGAATGATACAGTCGTCGTTGAAGCTGAGGTTGCTGTCCGTAAGGTTCTTGATTACTGGTCGTATGACTCAAAAAAGGAAACTGGTTATGTTGGGCTCAAGAATCAGGGAGCAACATGCTATATGAATTCTCTACTCCAGACTTTGTACCATATACCTTACTTCAGAAAG GCTGTGTATCATATGCCAACAACTGAGAATGACATGCCTTCAGGAAGCATCCCTTTGGCACTACAAAGTTTATTCTATAAGCTTCAATACAATGACAGCAGTGTTGCAACAAAAGAATTGACCAAGTCTTTTGGATGGGATACATATGATTCCTTTATGCAACATGACGTGCAGGAACTTAATAGAGTTCTTTGTGAAAAGCTTGAAGATAAAATGAAG GGAACTGTTGTGGAGGGTACAATACAGCAGTTATTTGAAGGACATCACATGAATTACATTGAATGCATAAATGTGGATTACAAATCTACAAGAAAAGAATCATTTTATG ACCTCCAGCTTGATGTCAAAGGCTGTCGGGATGTTTATGCTTCTTTTGACAAGTATGTGGAAGTTGAGCGTCTTGAGGGTGACAATAAATACCATGCTGAAGAACATGGTTTGCAG GATGCTAAGAAAGGTGTCCTGTTTATTGACTTCCCTCCCGTTCTTCAACTTCAGTTAAAGCGATTTGAATATGATTTTATGCGAGATACAATGGTTAAG ATAAATGATCGCTATGAATTTCCTCTTCAACTTGACCTTGATAGGGAGAATGGCAAATATCTATCACCTGACTCAGATAAGAGTGTCCGCAACCTCTACACTCTTCATAG TGTCTTGGTTCATAGTGGTGGGGTGCACGGCGGACATTACTATGCTTTTATCAGGCCAACCCTCTCTGACCAGTG GTACAAGTTTGATGATGAACGTGTGACAAAAGAGGATGTGAAGAGGGCATTAGAAGAGCAATATGGTGGTGAGGAAGAG TTGCCACAGACCAATCCTGGCTTCAATAATACTCCtttcaaatttacaaaatACTCGAATGCATACATGCTTGTGTATATACGGGACAGTGATAAGGACAAAATAATATGTAACGTTGATGAGAAAGACATAGCTGAACACTTACGG aTAAGGTTGaagaaagaacaagaagaaaaagaagacaaaaggAGATATAAGGCACAAGCACACCTCTATACGATTATTAAG GTTGCTCGAGATGAGGACCTGGCAGAACAAATTGGAAGGGATATATATTTTGATCTTGTGGACCATGACAAAGTTCGTAGTTTCCGTATTCAGAAACAGACACCATTTAATCTTTTCAAG GAGGAGGTTGCAAAAGAGTTTGGTATACCAGTGCAATTTCAGCGCTTCTGGATTTGGGCTAAGAGACAAAACCACACATATCGCCCCAATCGACCATTGACACATCAAGAAGAACTACAATCA GTCGGACACTTGAGAGAGGTATCAAATAAAACACACAATGCAGAGCTGAAGCTGTTTTTGGAAGTAGAGTTTGGGCCG GATCTACGCCCTATTCCTCTGCCCGACAAAACCAAGGAAGATATCCTGCTGTTCTTTAAGCTTTATGAACCTGAGAAACGAGAACTACG TTTTGTCGGTAGGCTATTTGTGAAGAGTTCTAGTAAGCCAGTAGATATTTTGGCAAAATTAAATCAATTGGCTGGTTTTGGCCCCgatgaagaaattgaacttTATGAG GAAATAAAGTTTGAGCCTTGTATCATGTGCGAACACCTTGACAAGAGGACCTCATTTCGATTAAGTCAG ATTGAAGATGGAGACATCATTTGCTTTCAGAAATCTACTCCacttgaaagtgaagaagaatGTAAATATCCTGATGTTCCTTCATTTTTGGAATATGTACACAATCGCCAG ATTGTTCATTTCCGTTCTTTGGAGAAACCGAAGGAGGAGGATTTTAGTTTAGAATT GTCAAAGCTACACACTTATGATGATGTGGTGGAGAAGGTGGCTCGCCAAATTGGTTTGGAAGATCCTACTAAAATCAGACTCACCGCTCATAACTGCTATTCTCAACAACCTAAGCCCCAACCAATCAAATATCGGGGAGTAGAGCATTTAACAGATATGCTAGTCCATTACAATCAA AGCTCTGATATTTTGTATTATGAGGTCTTGGACATCCCTCTTCCAGAATTGCAAGGCCTAAAAAACCTGAAAGTTGCTTTTCATCATGCTACAAAAGATGAG GTGGTGATTCACAATATTAGATTGCCAAAACAGAGCACTGTTGGCGATGTGATTAATGTACTTAAAACAAAG GTAGAGCTGTCTCATCCAAATGCAGAACTCAGACTGCTCGAGGTTTTCTATCACAAGATCTACAAG ATCTTCCCACACACTGAAAAGATTGAGAACATAAATGACCAGTACTGGACTTTGCGCGCTGAGGAG ATTccagaagaagagaaaaacttGGCTGTCCATGATCGCTTGATTCATGTTTACCACTTTACAAAGGACACTGCACAGAACCAGATG cAAGTACAAAATTTCGGGGAACCTTTCTTCTTGGTCATCCATGAAGGTGAAACTTTAGCTGAAGTTAAAGTACGTGTACAAAAGAAATTACAGGTCCCCGATGATGAGTTTTCAAAG TGGAAGTTTGCATTCTTGTCACTCGGTCGTCCAGAGTACTTGCAGGATTCTGATATTGTTTCCAGCCGATTTCAG AGAAGAGATGTTTATGGTGCTTGGGAGCAGTACCTTGGGTTGGAGCACTCGGATAATGCTCCTAAGAGAGCTTATGCCGCAAATCAA AACCGTCACGCATATGAGAAGCcagttaaaatatacaactaA
- the LOC117634835 gene encoding ubiquitin carboxyl-terminal hydrolase 12 isoform X3, whose product MTMMTPAPLDQQEDEEMLVPHSDLVEGPQPMEAQVEPAASTVESQPVEDPPTMKFTWTIENFARLNTKKHYSDMFIVGGYKWRILIFPKGNNVDYLSMYLDVADSGTLPYGWSRYAHFSLAVVNQIHNKYSIRKDTQHQFNARESDWGFTSFMPLGDLYDPSRGYLVNDTVVVEAEVAVRKVLDYWSYDSKKETGYVGLKNQGATCYMNSLLQTLYHIPYFRKAVYHMPTTENDMPSGSIPLALQSLFYKLQYNDSSVATKELTKSFGWDTYDSFMQHDVQELNRVLCEKLEDKMKGTVVEGTIQQLFEGHHMNYIECINVDYKSTRKESFYDLQLDVKGCRDVYASFDKYVEVERLEGDNKYHAEEHGLQDAKKGVLFIDFPPVLQLQLKRFEYDFMRDTMVKINDRYEFPLQLDLDRENGKYLSPDSDKSVRNLYTLHSVLVHSGGVHGGHYYAFIRPTLSDQWYKFDDERVTKEDVKRALEEQYGGEEELPQTNPGFNNTPFKFTKYSNAYMLVYIRDSDKDKIICNVDEKDIAEHLRIRLKKEQEEKEDKRRYKAQAHLYTIIKVARDEDLAEQIGRDIYFDLVDHDKVRSFRIQKQTPFNLFKEEVAKEFGIPVQFQRFWIWAKRQNHTYRPNRPLTHQEELQSVGHLREVSNKTHNAELKLFLEVEFGPDLRPIPLPDKTKEDILLFFKLYEPEKRELRFVGRLFVKSSSKPVDILAKLNQLAGFGPDEEIELYEEIKFEPCIMCEHLDKRTSFRLSQIEDGDIICFQKSTPLESEEECKYPDVPSFLEYVHNRQIVHFRSLEKPKEEDFSLELSKLHTYDDVVEKVARQIGLEDPTKIRLTAHNCYSQQPKPQPIKYRGVEHLTDMLVHYNQSSDILYYEVLDIPLPELQGLKNLKVAFHHATKDEVVIHNIRLPKQSTVGDVINVLKTKVELSHPNAELRLLEVFYHKIYKIFPHTEKIENINDQYWTLRAEEIPEEEKNLAVHDRLIHVYHFTKDTAQNQMQVQNFGEPFFLVIHEGETLAEVKVRVQKKLQVPDDEFSKWKFAFLSLGRPEYLQDSDIVSSRFQRRDVYGAWEQYLGLEHSDNAPKRAYAANQNRHAYEKPVKIYN is encoded by the exons ATGACTATGATGACTCCTGCACCGTTAGAT CAGCAAGAGGACGAAGAGATGCTTGTGCCGCACTCGGATTTGGTCGAAGGCCCTCAGCCCATGGAAg CCCAAGTGGAGCCGGCTGCTAGTACAGTTGAAAGTCAGCCAGTGGAGGATCCTCCAACCATGAAATTCACTTGGACTATTGAGAACTTTGCTAGGTTGAACACCAAGAAGCACTACTCTGACATGTTTATTGTTGGCGGCTATAAATG GCGGATACTAATATTTCCCAAGGGAAACAATGTGGACTACTTGTCAATGTATTTGGATGTGGCGGATTCCGGGACATTGCCATATGGGTGGAGTAGATATGCGCACTTCAGCTTGGCTGTAGTTAATCAGATCCATAACAAGTACTCAATAAGAAAGG ATACACAACACCAGTTCAATGCAAGAGAAAGTGACTGGGGATTCACATCATTCATGCCGCTCGGTGATCTTTATGACCCTAGTAGGGGGTATCTGGTGAATGATACAGTCGTCGTTGAAGCTGAGGTTGCTGTCCGTAAGGTTCTTGATTACTGGTCGTATGACTCAAAAAAGGAAACTGGTTATGTTGGGCTCAAGAATCAGGGAGCAACATGCTATATGAATTCTCTACTCCAGACTTTGTACCATATACCTTACTTCAGAAAG GCTGTGTATCATATGCCAACAACTGAGAATGACATGCCTTCAGGAAGCATCCCTTTGGCACTACAAAGTTTATTCTATAAGCTTCAATACAATGACAGCAGTGTTGCAACAAAAGAATTGACCAAGTCTTTTGGATGGGATACATATGATTCCTTTATGCAACATGACGTGCAGGAACTTAATAGAGTTCTTTGTGAAAAGCTTGAAGATAAAATGAAG GGAACTGTTGTGGAGGGTACAATACAGCAGTTATTTGAAGGACATCACATGAATTACATTGAATGCATAAATGTGGATTACAAATCTACAAGAAAAGAATCATTTTATG ACCTCCAGCTTGATGTCAAAGGCTGTCGGGATGTTTATGCTTCTTTTGACAAGTATGTGGAAGTTGAGCGTCTTGAGGGTGACAATAAATACCATGCTGAAGAACATGGTTTGCAG GATGCTAAGAAAGGTGTCCTGTTTATTGACTTCCCTCCCGTTCTTCAACTTCAGTTAAAGCGATTTGAATATGATTTTATGCGAGATACAATGGTTAAG ATAAATGATCGCTATGAATTTCCTCTTCAACTTGACCTTGATAGGGAGAATGGCAAATATCTATCACCTGACTCAGATAAGAGTGTCCGCAACCTCTACACTCTTCATAG TGTCTTGGTTCATAGTGGTGGGGTGCACGGCGGACATTACTATGCTTTTATCAGGCCAACCCTCTCTGACCAGTG GTACAAGTTTGATGATGAACGTGTGACAAAAGAGGATGTGAAGAGGGCATTAGAAGAGCAATATGGTGGTGAGGAAGAG TTGCCACAGACCAATCCTGGCTTCAATAATACTCCtttcaaatttacaaaatACTCGAATGCATACATGCTTGTGTATATACGGGACAGTGATAAGGACAAAATAATATGTAACGTTGATGAGAAAGACATAGCTGAACACTTACGG aTAAGGTTGaagaaagaacaagaagaaaaagaagacaaaaggAGATATAAGGCACAAGCACACCTCTATACGATTATTAAG GTTGCTCGAGATGAGGACCTGGCAGAACAAATTGGAAGGGATATATATTTTGATCTTGTGGACCATGACAAAGTTCGTAGTTTCCGTATTCAGAAACAGACACCATTTAATCTTTTCAAG GAGGAGGTTGCAAAAGAGTTTGGTATACCAGTGCAATTTCAGCGCTTCTGGATTTGGGCTAAGAGACAAAACCACACATATCGCCCCAATCGACCATTGACACATCAAGAAGAACTACAATCA GTCGGACACTTGAGAGAGGTATCAAATAAAACACACAATGCAGAGCTGAAGCTGTTTTTGGAAGTAGAGTTTGGGCCG GATCTACGCCCTATTCCTCTGCCCGACAAAACCAAGGAAGATATCCTGCTGTTCTTTAAGCTTTATGAACCTGAGAAACGAGAACTACG TTTTGTCGGTAGGCTATTTGTGAAGAGTTCTAGTAAGCCAGTAGATATTTTGGCAAAATTAAATCAATTGGCTGGTTTTGGCCCCgatgaagaaattgaacttTATGAG GAAATAAAGTTTGAGCCTTGTATCATGTGCGAACACCTTGACAAGAGGACCTCATTTCGATTAAGTCAG ATTGAAGATGGAGACATCATTTGCTTTCAGAAATCTACTCCacttgaaagtgaagaagaatGTAAATATCCTGATGTTCCTTCATTTTTGGAATATGTACACAATCGCCAG ATTGTTCATTTCCGTTCTTTGGAGAAACCGAAGGAGGAGGATTTTAGTTTAGAATT GTCAAAGCTACACACTTATGATGATGTGGTGGAGAAGGTGGCTCGCCAAATTGGTTTGGAAGATCCTACTAAAATCAGACTCACCGCTCATAACTGCTATTCTCAACAACCTAAGCCCCAACCAATCAAATATCGGGGAGTAGAGCATTTAACAGATATGCTAGTCCATTACAATCAA AGCTCTGATATTTTGTATTATGAGGTCTTGGACATCCCTCTTCCAGAATTGCAAGGCCTAAAAAACCTGAAAGTTGCTTTTCATCATGCTACAAAAGATGAG GTGGTGATTCACAATATTAGATTGCCAAAACAGAGCACTGTTGGCGATGTGATTAATGTACTTAAAACAAAG GTAGAGCTGTCTCATCCAAATGCAGAACTCAGACTGCTCGAGGTTTTCTATCACAAGATCTACAAG ATCTTCCCACACACTGAAAAGATTGAGAACATAAATGACCAGTACTGGACTTTGCGCGCTGAGGAG ATTccagaagaagagaaaaacttGGCTGTCCATGATCGCTTGATTCATGTTTACCACTTTACAAAGGACACTGCACAGAACCAGATG cAAGTACAAAATTTCGGGGAACCTTTCTTCTTGGTCATCCATGAAGGTGAAACTTTAGCTGAAGTTAAAGTACGTGTACAAAAGAAATTACAGGTCCCCGATGATGAGTTTTCAAAG TGGAAGTTTGCATTCTTGTCACTCGGTCGTCCAGAGTACTTGCAGGATTCTGATATTGTTTCCAGCCGATTTCAG AGAAGAGATGTTTATGGTGCTTGGGAGCAGTACCTTGGGTTGGAGCACTCGGATAATGCTCCTAAGAGAGCTTATGCCGCAAATCAA AACCGTCACGCATATGAGAAGCcagttaaaatatacaactaA